TGTGAACTGAGAATTTCTAGCCTTCTGTAAAGATTCTATGAAGTTGGTCCTGTAGTTGCCCTCACCCTGTGGGTTTATCCATTTGGGTGACTCTTAATTAAAGCTTTTGTTAATTTGTCAAGAGTAAAATTGCGGTTCCATGCCTGTTGGGGGGAAGGTGTTACCCTGTTGGGTAATTTGTAGGTCTGAGGTTAATTCATGTCTCGCTTGAGCATTTTGGGTGCCGTGGTTGGAGCGCTGGTAACGGCTATGGCAATACCGGCGAGTGTTCATGCGGCGGCGGTATCGGTGATTGGTGCAGAGACTGGGGGCGCGACGTCGCAGCCGAGCCCGGGGGAGTTTTTTGTTCGGGGGATGTATCTGGCCCAGGAGGGAAAGACGGAGGCGGCGATCGCGGATTGGTCGGAGGCGATTCGTCTGGCGCCGGAGTTCACAGAGGCCTATTACAACCGGGGCTTGGCCTATGCGCAGTTGGGCCGCTATGACCGTGCGGAGCAGGATTTTTCGCGGGCACTGCTGTTGAATCCCAGGTTGGGAGATGCCTACGACAATCGTGGCGTGGTGCGGGCGGCGCGCGGCGACGCTCCGGGGGCGATCGCTGACTTCACAACGGCGCTGCGCCTCGATCCACAGGATGCCTCAAGCTACTACAACCGGGGCAATGTCTACGACGAGATGGAGCGCTATCAGCGGGCGATCGCGGACTATGACGAGGCCATTCGCCTGAGTCCGGCCTACACGTCGGCCTACAACAGTCGCGGTCGGGTGCGGCTGGCCCTGGAAAATTTCGCAGGGGCGATCGAGGATTTTTCCCAGGCGATCGAGATTGATCCAGAAAACGCGATCGCGTACTACAGCCGAGGCGTGGTCCATGGGCTGATGGAGAATCGCCCCAGCGCGATCGCAGATTTGGAAAAAGCCGCTGATCTGTTTCAGCGTCAGCAGCAGCCCGAGAATTATCAGCGTGCCCTCGACAAGCTGCAGGAGTTGCAGGCGTCTTAGCGAAAATCTTGAGCGAATGTCTATGAAGCGATGGGGACTGGGGTGGCGGATAGCGATCGCCATCGGTTTGCTGGTGGGCGTGGCGGAGCCAGCGGCGGCGGGCCTGTGTTCTGCTCAGCTAGAGGCTGCCATTGACGCAGTCATTGATGTGCCGCCCAACCGCGATCGCTGGGGCGTGCTGGTGCGATCGCTGCCTCCAGAAGGCGATCGCCCCGTCACCCTCTATGCCCGCGAAGCCGATCGCTTCTTCATCCCCGCCTCCAATGCCAAACTGCTGGTCACAGCCGCCGCCCTGCGCCGCTTGGGACCGCAGTTTCAGATCGAGACCACCGTCTATCAAGAGATGGCGACGCCCGACGCAGTCCGCCTGCGCGTGGTGGGGCGGGGAGACCCCAGCGTGACCGACGCCGAGCTGGCAACATTGGCAGCCCAGCTCAAGGCCCAGGGCATCCAAATCATTGACCAGCTCTGGCTCGATGACCAGTTTTGGCGGGGCGAAAGCGTGCCGGCCACCTGGGAGTGGGAAGACGTCCAGGCGGGCTATGGAGCACCCGCAACGCCCCTGATGGTGAATCAGAACGCCCTGGGCCTGACCCTGGTGCCCCAGGCCGTTGGCCAGCCCCTCAAGGTCCTGTGGGACTCTCCCCAGGATGCTCTGGCTTGGCAAGTCGAAAATCGCTCTCAGACCGTAGCCGCTACCGAACCGGAGTGGGTGTCGGTGGGGCGAGACTTTGACCGCCCGGTGGTGCGGGTGGCGGGCCAGCTGCAAGTGGGCGCCCCCTCGGAGCCGGTGGCGGTGGCGGTCACGCGCCCGACCGAAAACTTTTTGCGGCGCTTTCGCCAGAGTTTGACGAATCAAGGCATTGAAGTCCGACAGGCGGCGATCGCCCCTCAGCCACGGACCGACAGCGAACGCGCGATCGCCCGCCTCCAGTCACCGCCTCTAGTCGCCCTGCTCCAGGAAGCCAACCGCTTTAGCGATAATCTCTACGCCGAAGCCCTGCTGCGCACCCTAGGCGCCGTGACAGATGCTGAGGCCGAAACCAGTACCCTAGAAGCGGGCCTAGAGGTTCTAGAGTCCACGCTCAGCGAGCTGGGGGTCGATCCCGAAAGCTACGCCCTCGTCGACGGCTCAGGCCTGTCTCGCCAAAACTTGGTCAGTCCAGCGGCCCTCGTGGACGTGTTGACCGCCCTGGCGCGATCGCCCGAAGCCGACCTCTATCGAGAAACCTTGGCGATCGCCGGTCAAGAAGGCACCCTCCGCCAGCGCTTCAGCCCCGATCTCCAGGGCCAGGTCCAAGCCAAAACCGGCACCCTAACCGGTGTTTCAGCGCTGTCGGGCTACTTGCTGCGGGCCGATGAGACCCTGGTTTTCAGCATCTTGGTCAATCAGTCTGATCAGCGTCACGCCGACCTCACGGCTCAAATCGATCAAATCGTGCGTCTCTTGAGTCAGCGGCAAGCCTGCTAACGCCGATCGCCCCCGCGATTCTGGGGCTCAAACGCGCCAACCAGTCGTCAATGGACCGCAACCCAGCATAAAATCAACGTAGGCTACAAACTGACGCAACGCAAAACCAGTGGTCAAGCCCCGCACTGGGCGCTACAAAGGCTTCAGCCATTGCCAGCTCGTCAGCCGAGATTGTTCCCCTCAATCCAGCGACTCCTGCGGCCCCCTACATTTCTAATGTTGGCAACGCTCGACACCCAGGCTGCAAGAATTGGGTCGGTGAAGTTGCTAGCTTTCAAGCGCGAAACTGCTCAGCAATCTTTGCTGAGCCGGTCAGGGTGCGCCAAAATTCCTCGTTGCGTTTCTATCGACGTCACTGCCCCTATGGATCAAAGTGAACATTCCCAAACGTGGTACAGCCATGGTCAGGTACTGAGCGGATTGGGCCGCTATGAGGGGGCGATCGCTAAGTACGACAAAGTCCTGGCGGTCCAGCCTGGTGATTATGAAGCCTGGACCCACCGGGGATACGCCCTCGAAAAGCTGGGTCGCTACTCAGAAGCGATCGCCAGCTTCAATGAAGCCATTCGCGCTCAGCCCAAGTTTGTTCTGGCCTGGCACGGCAAGGGCATTGTCTTGGCCAAAATGAATGAATACGAGGACGCCATCAAAAGCTTTGAGTGGGCCTTGAGGTTCCAGCCTCAGGACGCCAAGATTTGGTACAACCACGGCAAAGCGCTGTCCCACCTGTGCAACTATCCGGACGCGATCGAGAGCTTTGACAAGACCCTGGAGCTGAGGCCTGAAAACTACAAGGCTTGGTATCACCGGGGCATTGCCTTAACCAACCTCAACCGCTACGACGAGGCGATCGCCAGCTTTGACACCGCTCTGGTCATTAACCCCAACTGCTACTACGCCTGGAACTATCGCAGCTTGGTCCTCGCCAAACTCGATCGCTACCAGGAAGCCTTTGACGGCTTTACCCGCTCGCTCAAGATCAAAGACCGCAATCCCAACGCCTGGTATGGGCGGGCCTGCTGTTGTGCCTCCCTGGGCCGCACCGACGAAGCCATCGACTATCTCTATCGCTCCTTGGTGCTCAGCCCCAACCTGCACCGCGTGATGGCCCAAACAGACCCCAGCTTCAATGGGCTGCGCCATGATGCGCGATTTGTGGCGCTGCTGCAAGAGCAGCCCTTCTAGCGTCGTGAGCCAGCGGCAAGCGCAGCCAATCCCCCTCACTACGAGGCGGAGGCGGTCGGTCCCGATGGCCTTAGGGAGGCTAGGGACCGGCTACAGCGCAAAGGTTTCTTCTTTGGTCGGCTTGAGGGCAAAGGTGAGGACCGTCTCGTCAACGCCCTTGAGCTTCAGGGGACTGCACTTGACGATTTCTTCTTCCTCCAGGTAGTCGGCGACGGCCGCCGACACCAAGATCGAGTTGGGAGTGGCCGCCTCCTGGAGGCGAGAGGCAATGTTCACGCTGGGGCCGATCGCCGTGTAGTCGGCGCGCTCCTCGCTGCCGAACATGCCCACCACGGCGGTCCCTTGGTGG
This genomic stretch from Geitlerinema sp. PCC 7407 harbors:
- a CDS encoding tetratricopeptide repeat protein is translated as MDQSEHSQTWYSHGQVLSGLGRYEGAIAKYDKVLAVQPGDYEAWTHRGYALEKLGRYSEAIASFNEAIRAQPKFVLAWHGKGIVLAKMNEYEDAIKSFEWALRFQPQDAKIWYNHGKALSHLCNYPDAIESFDKTLELRPENYKAWYHRGIALTNLNRYDEAIASFDTALVINPNCYYAWNYRSLVLAKLDRYQEAFDGFTRSLKIKDRNPNAWYGRACCCASLGRTDEAIDYLYRSLVLSPNLHRVMAQTDPSFNGLRHDARFVALLQEQPF
- a CDS encoding tetratricopeptide repeat protein; the encoded protein is MSRLSILGAVVGALVTAMAIPASVHAAAVSVIGAETGGATSQPSPGEFFVRGMYLAQEGKTEAAIADWSEAIRLAPEFTEAYYNRGLAYAQLGRYDRAEQDFSRALLLNPRLGDAYDNRGVVRAARGDAPGAIADFTTALRLDPQDASSYYNRGNVYDEMERYQRAIADYDEAIRLSPAYTSAYNSRGRVRLALENFAGAIEDFSQAIEIDPENAIAYYSRGVVHGLMENRPSAIADLEKAADLFQRQQQPENYQRALDKLQELQAS
- the dacB gene encoding D-alanyl-D-alanine carboxypeptidase/D-alanyl-D-alanine-endopeptidase; the protein is MSMKRWGLGWRIAIAIGLLVGVAEPAAAGLCSAQLEAAIDAVIDVPPNRDRWGVLVRSLPPEGDRPVTLYAREADRFFIPASNAKLLVTAAALRRLGPQFQIETTVYQEMATPDAVRLRVVGRGDPSVTDAELATLAAQLKAQGIQIIDQLWLDDQFWRGESVPATWEWEDVQAGYGAPATPLMVNQNALGLTLVPQAVGQPLKVLWDSPQDALAWQVENRSQTVAATEPEWVSVGRDFDRPVVRVAGQLQVGAPSEPVAVAVTRPTENFLRRFRQSLTNQGIEVRQAAIAPQPRTDSERAIARLQSPPLVALLQEANRFSDNLYAEALLRTLGAVTDAEAETSTLEAGLEVLESTLSELGVDPESYALVDGSGLSRQNLVSPAALVDVLTALARSPEADLYRETLAIAGQEGTLRQRFSPDLQGQVQAKTGTLTGVSALSGYLLRADETLVFSILVNQSDQRHADLTAQIDQIVRLLSQRQAC